From the genome of Mucispirillum schaedleri ASF457:
ACCTGCCGCACTTAAAGATAAAGCAAGACTTGATGAACAAAAACTCTTTCCTACGCCGCCTTTACCGCTTGCGATTGATATTAACTTTGACATTATCAGCCCTTTAATAATTTATAAATATAAACTCTTATATTACCATCTATTATATCTATACAATGTTATTTAAATAAATACAAGATAATTTTTATATTTTTATGTATATAAAATAAAATTTTTTATAACACCTTATTTTTTTCCAGTAATTTTATATATTTAATGTTTTTCAAATTCCTGCCATACAGGCTCTAATTCCTTATTAACTCTTTTAAGCCTGAAACCAAACACTATGGCAGAAATAATCATTATGCTGCACCATACAACCACTGTAATTTGCGGTGAAAAATGCTCTGTCATGATACCTGCAAAAAATGCTCCAAGCGGACCAAGACCATAAATGCCTATGGAATAAAGGCTTGCTGCCCTGCCACGCATATCACTTCTTACTGCTGACTGAAGATAAATATTTGTTGCAATAAGGGATGATATAAGACCAAATCCAGCAGGCACCATCATAACAAGTGAAAAATAGTGATTAGTGCTTAATCCAAAAATTATCATACATATACTATGCAGTAAAACAAGAGTAAATATTGCATTAGGCAGTTTTCTCATAGTGATAAATGCAGCTACTGCAAAAGCACCTGTCATTGCTCCAAGACCAAAAAAACCCTGCAGGAAACCTAAAAGCTGTGATGAACCATGCAGAACATCTTTTGCATATATTGGAAGCATTACAGAATAAGAATATGAAAAAAATCCAACTACTATAAAAAATGCAAACATTACACGCATATAGTATACATTTTTAGAATATTTTACTACTTCTACTATATCCTGAATAATACTTTGTTTTTTTGCCACTTTATTTTCTCTTGCTCTAAATTTTATGATAAATAATGCTGCAATTACAGGTATATAGCTTACTGCTGTTATTGCAAAACAAATTGCCTCATCTGTGATAAAAATTATAAATCCTGCAGCAGTAGGACCAATAAGCCTTGATAAATTAAATATTACAGAATGTAGAGCTATGGCACTTTTTAAATCAGAGTTTTTATTTACCATTAAAATAAGTGAAGCCTGTCTTGCCGGCATATCTACTGCAAATACTACTCCTAAATAAAAACTTAAAAATAAAATATGCCACATCTGAATTGTATCAGTAAAAATCAGCAAAGCCATTATTAAAGCATGCAGTAAAGTTAAAATCTGGGTAGCAATTATAAGCCTGCGAATATCATGCTTTTCAAGCCATGCCCCTGCAACTAATCCAACAATAAATATAGGTGCATTTGATAAAAGCTC
Proteins encoded in this window:
- a CDS encoding MFS transporter, whose protein sequence is MVVHTFDALKSKNFSIYMAGQSVALTGMWVQKLAASWLVYRTTESAFLLGLVELLSNAPIFIVGLVAGAWLEKHDIRRLIIATQILTLLHALIMALLIFTDTIQMWHILFLSFYLGVVFAVDMPARQASLILMVNKNSDLKSAIALHSVIFNLSRLIGPTAAGFIIFITDEAICFAITAVSYIPVIAALFIIKFRARENKVAKKQSIIQDIVEVVKYSKNVYYMRVMFAFFIVVGFFSYSYSVMLPIYAKDVLHGSSQLLGFLQGFFGLGAMTGAFAVAAFITMRKLPNAIFTLVLLHSICMIIFGLSTNHYFSLVMMVPAGFGLISSLIATNIYLQSAVRSDMRGRAASLYSIGIYGLGPLGAFFAGIMTEHFSPQITVVVWCSIMIISAIVFGFRLKRVNKELEPVWQEFEKH